One window of the Octopus sinensis linkage group LG3, ASM634580v1, whole genome shotgun sequence genome contains the following:
- the LOC115209947 gene encoding zinc finger protein 586-like, giving the protein MAHTLISPTMMFVHHPIRPFFSQSHFGGNHSSCLPPTMSNNSSTTGIPSCALNDILHYQQFVSGFLPWPSPHIPSPSPRRQREDYYNYPSKQNGMSSLLSLQSAIVPPAAHRLALAQSSKLLNQFQHVKEEPTTTSLQDPHHLNQLRRQQHVQHSSHLRHQKQQLEELRLKTTAHNQFHCSNSSECGCCETVVNSSIAKNNSCCNSNNNNSNNNNIKANSNYNKANIDDDGSGSDDKDVEGDDSYRCKSPAFNFRNLGKSMEAIEEAKQKRKRQISTPEPEIDVVTITEVHHLEGKINENKQHLGILVDSPEKSMSVADSQHLHKHHKLTTTTTTTTTKTAESNKVVYKYELTKDSNSSSINSNSVINSGSNNGANDNMFTEVRKYQHFRRQLLSSQQFHNRLQELHHIRTPRRFQKPGNITTSLRARRSKFKKGEKRVYICQYCQRSFTKAYNRNIHVRTHTDERPYQCDKCLKWFRRRDHLRDHKYTHQEKKPFICEICGKGFCQSRTLKSHTAVHHPARLPL; this is encoded by the exons atggCACATACTTTGATCAGCCCAACTATGATGTTTGTACACCATCCAATTCGGCCATTCTTCTCCCAGTCACACTTCGGAGGTAACCATTCTTCCTGTTTGCCACCAACCATGAGCAACAACAGTTCAACCACAGGCATTCCCAGCTGTGCCCTAAATGACATTCTCCATTACCAGCAATTTGTGTCAGGTTTTTTACCATGGCCATCACCGCACATTCCAAGTCCATCTCCTCGAAGGCAAAGAgaagattattataattatccaa GTAAACAGAATGGAATGTCATCGCTGCTGAGTTTGCAGTCAGCCATAGTTCCTCCTGCTGCACATAGACTTGCATTAGCCCAGTCATCAAAACTGCTTAACCAATTCCAACATGTCAAAGAAGAACCCACCACCACTAGTCTTCAGGATCCACACCATCTTAACCAACTTCGGCGGCAACAACATGTGCAACATTCCAGTCATTTGagacatcaaaaacaacaacttgAAGAACTACGACTGAAGACAACAGCCCATAACCAGTTCCACTGTTCTAATAGCAGTGAATGTGGCTGTTGTGAAACTGTTGTAAATTCTTcaattgctaaaaataacagttgctgtaatagtaataataataatagtaacaataataatattaaggctaatagtaattataacaaagctaatattgatgatgacggtagtggtagtgatgacaaAGATGTTGAAGGTGATGATTCCTACAGGTGTAAATCACCAGCATTTAATTTTCGGAATCTTGGTAAATccatggaagcaattgaagaggcgaagcaaaagagaaaaaggcAAATTTCAACGCCGGAACCCGAAATCGATGTTGTGACAATAACAGAGGTTCATCATcttgaaggaaaaataaatgagAACAAGCAGCATCTTGGAATTTTGGTGGACAGCCCGGAGAAATCGATGAGTGTCGCAGACAGCCAACACTTACACAAGCATCACAAACTaacaaccacgacgacgaccaccaccaccaaaacagcTGAATCAAATaaagttgtttataaatatgaACTCACCAAagacagcaatagtagtagtattaacagTAACAGTGTTATTAATAGTGGTAGTAATAATGGTGCTAATGACAATATGTTCACAGAAGTACGAAAATATCAGCACTTCCGTCGCCAGCTCTTAAGTAGTCAGCAGTTTCATAATAGATTGCAGGAGTTGCATCATATCAGAACCCCTCGTCG ATTTCAAAAACCTGGAAATATCACTACATCACTGAGAGCTAGAAGATCTAAATTTAAAAAAGG tGAGAAACGAGTATACATTTGTCAGTATTGCCAACGAAGTTTCACCAAAGCTTACAACCGAAATATCCACGTGAGAACACATACAGATGAACGTCCTTATCAGTGTGATAAGTGCTTGAAATGGTTCCGTCGGCGAGATCACCTTCGAGATCACAA ATATACTCATCAAGAGAAAAAACCATTTAtttgtgaaatttgtgggaaaggTTTTTGTCAGTCAAGAACTTTAAAATCACATACAGCTGTTCATCATCCTGCAag GTTACCACTCTGA